The following proteins are co-located in the Desulfoscipio sp. XC116 genome:
- the cobC gene encoding alpha-ribazole phosphatase: MGSRMFLVRHGETAWNKETRLQGRTDVPLSEKGIKQAKALSNRLAEQDVTAFFSSSLSRARETAAIIAEPHNKSVQVVPDLQELNFGHWEGMTVEEIRRKYQRESAAWWSSPLQTRVPGGETLAELAERSVRAVKTIVEQYPEKNVLVVAHGGVIRSIVATVLGIDLNQYWQLRQDNASLSIIDFYHWDKPILMLYNDCSHLGQGTIPPV; the protein is encoded by the coding sequence ATGGGTAGTCGTATGTTTTTAGTAAGGCATGGTGAAACTGCCTGGAATAAAGAGACTCGCTTACAAGGCCGGACTGATGTTCCTTTAAGCGAGAAGGGGATTAAACAGGCCAAGGCATTGAGTAATCGGTTAGCAGAGCAGGATGTCACCGCCTTTTTTTCAAGCAGTCTTTCCCGGGCCCGGGAAACGGCCGCTATTATAGCCGAACCCCATAATAAGTCTGTACAGGTAGTACCGGATTTGCAAGAACTGAATTTCGGGCACTGGGAGGGAATGACCGTAGAGGAGATTCGCCGGAAATACCAACGGGAGTCTGCAGCCTGGTGGTCAAGTCCGCTGCAGACCAGGGTGCCGGGGGGGGAAACGCTGGCTGAACTGGCGGAGCGGTCTGTCCGGGCCGTCAAAACTATTGTAGAGCAATACCCGGAAAAAAATGTGCTGGTAGTGGCTCATGGCGGGGTCATTAGAAGTATTGTGGCTACGGTGCTGGGTATTGATTTAAATCAGTACTGGCAGCTGCGCCAAGATAATGCATCCCTGTCTATAATTGATTTTTACCACTGGGATAAACCCATATTAATGCTATATAACGATTGCAGTCACCTGGGACAGGGAACGATACCGCCGGTATAA
- a CDS encoding YtrH family sporulation protein, with product MDTFINKTVLIFFTALGIMLGAALVGALAAVLVREPPVGTMLKLAKEIKIWAIVAAIGGTFSTFEVLESGLFQGEMRAVIKQLIYITSALAGTQSGYYLLLILSGEGQ from the coding sequence ATGGATACGTTTATTAATAAGACGGTTCTAATATTTTTTACGGCGCTTGGAATTATGCTGGGTGCAGCTTTAGTTGGGGCCCTGGCGGCCGTTTTGGTCCGGGAACCGCCCGTAGGCACCATGTTGAAACTAGCTAAAGAAATTAAAATCTGGGCCATTGTAGCCGCCATCGGCGGCACTTTTTCTACTTTTGAGGTGCTGGAATCGGGCCTTTTCCAGGGCGAGATGCGGGCGGTCATCAAACAATTGATATATATAACAAGCGCTCTGGCCGGTACCCAGAGCGGCTACTATCTGCTATTAATTCTGTCTGGTGAAGGGCAATGA
- a CDS encoding helix-turn-helix domain-containing protein: MENYIRSRVPWSTESSLKFKAEEVGIDFDDFIEGLKDGRSDAEMAEEYDVTEKLIYHLRDHFMRYGLGHVMGQD, translated from the coding sequence GTGGAAAATTATATTCGTTCCAGGGTGCCCTGGAGTACGGAGTCCAGTTTGAAATTCAAGGCTGAAGAGGTGGGTATTGATTTTGATGATTTTATAGAAGGTTTAAAGGACGGCAGGTCTGACGCAGAGATGGCCGAGGAATATGATGTTACGGAAAAGTTGATTTACCATCTGCGTGATCATTTTATGCGTTATGGCCTGGGGCATGTCATGGGTCAGGATTAA